The Arctopsyche grandis isolate Sample6627 chromosome 7, ASM5162203v2, whole genome shotgun sequence genome includes a window with the following:
- the LOC143914109 gene encoding LOW QUALITY PROTEIN: solute carrier family 35 member F2-like (The sequence of the model RefSeq protein was modified relative to this genomic sequence to represent the inferred CDS: substituted 1 base at 1 genomic stop codon) yields the protein MEAPPPGGASLADKLQKHMPHLEHWHVWKSIIIGQILSILLSIKCVLCTLLQSATWQFPATAQIIIPYAVLVVIFMPMLACKSLKGPFWKRPWMYLICSILDVEASFLLVMSQRYTSIVSXQLLDCSGVGVALLGGALSGQRLGLIHVGGATAGLMAVGCIVWADVEGAPIDGRNQLVGDMLCLGGSLLFAIVTVIQEIIIKKQSCTEYLSMIGFFGTIVAGFQIFMMESDDIYKFHWFNIDMLLQFASFTFVQLLFHMFMALMLRDAGAVALHLSFISADYYTLIAGIVLFQFKFHGLYFLSYFLAMVGVILFSAKKWDPPPDEEQIVEDRFPVNENTIAQDNISRDYVVPVLDCMPLEGLEPPLSRDTTFTSFLGLPASHNILNGNGVC from the exons GCACGTTTGGAAAAGCATTATAATTGGACAAATACTTTCAATTCTGCTCAGTATCAAatgtgtattatgtacattaCTCCAGAGTGCAACTTGGCAATTCCCAGCTACGGCACAGATTATAATTCCTTATGCGGTGTTGGTGGTTATATTCATGCCTATGTTGGCTTGCAAAAGTTTGAAAGGTCCGTTTTGGAAGCGTCCGTGGATGTATCTGATATGTTCGATACTGGACGTAGAAGCCAGCTTTCTGTTGGTCATGTCTCAAAGATATACGTCGATTGTAAGTTGACAATTGCTGGACTGCAGTGGCGTCGGAGTAGCCCTTTTAGGAGGAGCCCTCAGCGGTCAAAGACTGGGACTGATACACGTCGGTGGAGCCACAGCCGGTCTGATGGCCGTCGGTTGTATAGTGTGGGCCGACGTAGAGGGAGCTCCCATCGATG gtCGCAATCAACTTGTTGGAGACATGCTTTGCCTAGGTGGATCTTTGTTATTTGCAATTGTAACTGTGAttcaagaaataataataaaaaaacagtcTTGTACCGAGTACCTGTCCATGATTGGATTTTTCGGCACGATAGTAGCAGGCTTTCAAATATTCATGATGGAGTCCGACGATATATACAAATTTCACTGGTTCAATATTGATATGCTGTTACAATTTGCAAGTTTTACCTTCGTTCAACTGCTATTCCACATGTTCATGGCTCTCATGCTGAGGGATGCCGGAGCTGTTGCTTTGCATCTATCCTTCATTTCAGCAGACTATTACACGCTGATTGCCGGCATAGTATTATTTCAATTCAAG TTTCACGGTTTATATTTCTTGTCCTATTTTCTGGCGATGGTTGGTGTGATTTTATTCAGTGCGAAAAAATGGGACCCACCACCGGATGAAGAGCAAATTGTAGAAGATCGATTTCCTGTTAATGAAAACACAATAGCACAAGACAATATTTCAAG GGATTATGTGGTGCCTGTTTTGGATTGTATGCCACTCGAAGGATTGGAACCTCCGCTCAGCCGAGACACAACATTTACATCATTTCTTGGACTTCCTGCTTCACACAATATATTAAATGGAAACGGTGTGTGTTGA